One Mobula birostris isolate sMobBir1 chromosome 23, sMobBir1.hap1, whole genome shotgun sequence genomic window, ATTGAAATTGACTGTCTTGAACTAGGGTATTTCCACTTTTTTGATGTGTTGCCTTTCGCAACTATTCCAATGCTCATTGTCAACCAGTTGTCCTCTTTAATACCCAATCCTTCCTTTTGTATTGTCAAAACTGTTAGACTGATAAGTTACAcaatattaaaaaagaaaatggaaagatcAAAGGAAGAATAGAACAAGGAATAAAGCTTGCTGGAAATAGGAATAGAAAGAGAAAGCAGATGAATTAAACAGGCATTTGGGTCAGTCTTCATTAAAACATCCTATAAATTACTTTCAAATCAGGAATTGGAATGTAGAACAACTCAGGAAAATGGGTATGGAGCAAATGATTGGAGCCATAGATTAATACATCTTAGCGTCCTAATGAAGTTCACCACATGACTTTAAAGGCTGGCTGGCAAAATTATGTTAAACCATGCTTTGGCTTTAATTTTCTAAAATTCTGTGGATTTATGGAAGGTcccttagaccaggggttcccaacccggagtccatggaccccttaaTTAATTGTAGAGGTCCATAGTACAAAAAGTtcagaacccctgctttagactgAACAAATTACATTTACTATTTTCTAAAGGGAAGGAAATGCATTGCAGAAAACCAAGGCCCAATAGCTGAACATCCCCCATATACATTTGTATAGGCATTATTGCAGGGAATATAGAAAAAAGATGAAGTAATCAGGCAAAGTTAACACGATTTTGcccggggggggggtgcggaggcAAGGATTGTGAGGAGTTACAAAACATGCACCAGAGATTTTTAATAATGATGGATTGGAATGTGGAATTGTTACTTTTACTTGTAGTTTAACTTcatgttttttttgcattttcataCAATCACGTATACCATAAGATTTAGTGAATTTTCCATCAATTGAGCTGCAGCTGCCTTTTTCTAGAAACTGTTTCAGTGGCGGGTATCATTATTTGAATCAGGCTATCTTACTGGTCAACCCTTATCTATAGAATTTTCTGCTATCAGTAGCCTCATGCAAGAACACCACACTGCTTTTAGTCTCACCCTTTTCTTCATCTCTCACcatgcttcttcctctttgctcttgtaacacttaataaaatgattgTAAGCAACAAGTTCTGTCTCATTCTTAACTTCCAGAGAACCTTTGGAttcttcatcgatgacgatggacgaaccctACCTTAGGATTGCAAAAGCACCAGGATCTAACAACAGCTTTGTTACTAGTCCGTCAAAGGCAAAATACAAACATACATTTTGATATTTATATTAGGGGAATTAGAAATATTAAAACCCTCACTCAAATCTTCTACCTTAATTACACTGTTCCCCCCCCCAATAAGAATACTTAAGTTACAACCTCTCATTATTTTCAGGTTTTTAGTAAACGACTGAAGTAAATTCTTTTTCTGCACTAAACAAATAGATCCAGTCCTGAATCCTTCAATTTTAAGAGAAATTAAAATATTATTCAAATTTCATCAACTCAAATGAGTGTTTAAAAGAACTAAACAAAAAGCATATTGCATAGAATTGTGTTGCTAATACCTAGAAGTCTATGGACGAGTATTGGGCACACTAAATGATAAACTTGCAACAATGCCAAGTTCATACAAGATAGTCAGAACAAAAATAACTTACTGGTTCAAGAACTTTAACTGGTACAATTCTTTTTTGATCAGGAGTGTTGGACAGATCAATTAGCGGACGATCTTCAATTGGCCTAATTTTTGTATTAATTTCAACCAGAAGATTCTAAAGTGAGAAAATAATAACAGAtgaaaataaaacatgaaaatgctCTGCTTGATGAATTATTTCAATAGGCCTGGTAAGCAGTTGCAGATTGTTCCATTTATTAAGAATAAAAAATAGAATCATTCAAAAAGGGCTATTAaaagtattttgtttttttttttaaatctttgttGTTAAAACTGGATTACAAACTGTTGTTGCAGTTAATATGTATATCTACCTCTTTGCCTGGAATTTCAAATACGTGTTCTTTGGCTTTGTCTTTGCATGTGGTCTGTGGTTTATCAGGGGAGAAATCCAGAATGCCAGGAACCAGAGGAGCAGACATCTCATCTCCAGAGGAATTAGGTGAACAGAGGACCTCAGGCTTCTCGGACGGTTTTTGCTTACTTctggaagaggaaagaaaaatgtTGACAAGTTGAAAAAATGTCCAAGtattctgaatttccagcattactATACTTAGAAATGTTTAGTTGGAGGATGTATCCATGTCCAATTAATCACAATCAATGCATTTCTCAATGAACAAAACAGAGGTCGAATCTCAAACTTCTCCATAGTTGATCATTCAGATTTCATGTATTTTAAATGCATTATAAAACAACAGATATGGCTTTGTGCCCAGAGAAATACTTGCTAGTAAAAGGCATGACCAGTCTAGAGGAACTAAAACATAAAATAGAATTCTTCCCTTTACTATCAACATTTTTACATAATATTTTCTACCAGGGTTTAACATTCAATCCATAGgcatttttaaatttaaaagaaTTTTTAAAAGGCAACTATCTTCCACACAGCCTAAGCATTACAATTTCTATTTTACTTTACTCACCTTTCCAAAACTGCACCACTGGCAGACATACTACGATTTCGCTTAGACGTGACTTGCCGAGATAACGACCCAAGCCTTGGTTGCGTGCGAGGAGTGAATGCTGGAATACTTGACAACCGACGGCTCTGTGGTGTGGGTAAACCAGATAATGGCCTTGTGCCAGGTGTCATTGAAACTCTTCTCTTTGGCACATTAGGTGTTTGCAGCATTCCTCTAGCCAGAGCTTTATTTGGAGTACCAGCTGCTATGCCACTGAAAAAGATTCAACATGAAATTAGCAGGCTATAAACTAAAAAGGAACCATCCTAATGCAAACTTTAACATCTGTTGGCACCTTAGGAACATGGCAAACATTTCTACAACCTCAATCAAAAGGGGGAAAActgaacaaaaaaaatcatttaaaagtGATTGtagtttttctttttaaaaaagtcACATTTGTAAAATTGCAGCCGCAGAATATGCTATACAAGAAAACACTTCTTGAACTTAGTTTCTATAATTGAGTTGACAGCCTTATGGAATGTTCCTTCAAATATATAGATAGGGACAAAGTTGCAATTGATACATTGGCTACAAATGTGTAGGCTGCAGGGTGCAAAAGCTAAGGGGCTACAGGTTAACATCTGCAAGAATGCAGTGACATGCAACAGGCTCAGAGACTGAGCACGGGGAGAGGGGTCTGAAATGAAGTGAAGCAGTCAAAAAATATATGAAAATAGTATGCTTGATTGCCTCTAATTCCAAACAGATTGAAAATTGAACTAAAAACAAAGCACAAATACATAGCTATACTCTCCGCTTCTACAACACTCCAACCCACTTGGCAAATTATCCCTACTAAATGCACAAGACAAAATACAGACAgaacagatacatggctccttTAAAACTACTCAACGGATTGCCTTAGAGTGCAGAACTCATGAGCAAGAAAATACAATTGCAGGAAAGAATATCAAAATAAATGAAGGCTTTCAAAATAAGGGATATTGGTTAATCCAAAACCAATTAAATCAGCAAAGGAAATAATGGGAAAGTGGCATTTTTGTGTGGAATTGAAGTGACTTTGAGCTAGGCATCTATGAAAGGAGAAAGGCAACAGACAGGTAGTAGTGTGTTGAATTATTTCATTGTGGAACTGATGTAAAAGGAATGCCAAAAGGTTTAAGCTGCATTCAAACGGATGAAAGCAAATCAGGTCGGTATTCCAGAACAGGGAGGCATTGCCATGAGAACATGCAAAAAAGGAATGGGACCTACCAACAGTTTATTAGAGCAGAGATGCAGGAAAATGGATTTTGATTCAACCCTCACCCCTCAAAATGCTTGGAACAAAAAGCAACTCACCTGGGAATGAACACCTGACAGGACTCATGTGCAGATTCAAGTGCTGAAGCAGATGCAGAGGATGCCATCAGGAGACATCATGTTTTCCAATATAATCATTGATCAATGTCAAAGTGAAAAAGTAAAAGACCCTCAGATGGAGATAACAGCAGAGGGTACAGACCCCATTGCTGAAACAGCTCTGGGTATAATCTGACATCGAATTCAAGTATAGGAAACACAATTGAATAAATGCACCTTTGAGATCCACATTTTTATCCAATCACTGTAGAGGTCAAGGGGCATAATGCAACAGTCAGATCTCATATTGCCATGTGAGAAGTTAGGGTTATTTTGACAGGAGCAAAGTCACAGCCATAGATTTGAATGGCAGCAATACAGACTGGCAAGACAGAGATTGGAAGGATCAATAGCTTCTCAATGTATTTTGAGAAGCTTAAAGGTGATtttacaatgtaaacaatgtGAATTTAATAGTCAACTAATACAAAAGATAAAGCCAAAAACTAAATGGGATCAGAGGCCCCATCCCCACGCTGTACATTGCTAATAACCATTGTGGCAGCATCAAGCAGAATGGACATGGGCAATTTCTACTTAGGTGCTCTGGTATCAATTTATCACCATCATTGTTCATTTAAGCATCTTTCCCCAAACTAGGTCACAGGAGGGAGGAACAGCCCAACCCTACTCCAGACAcacaaataaaacaaacaaatggcTTGATTGCTATGCGAAACTTGTGTTGCAAGAGCACTAATATTCATTGTGGAAAAACAAGGCTGAGCTTGGGTGCAAAGCCACAAGTTGTTTTATCCAATGGCAATGTAATGACTGACTGACTTCCAGGAAAAAAacatttaaatacacaacattcacaaatCTTTAATCTGTATAACATGCTTGCATTAGTAGCCTACTGTTAACGCAACAGGATGCAATTACCTTTCAAATTCATGGAACACTGATGTCTTCTTCAGTTCAGTTATTTTTGATCTTGTTCCAGGTGATGGTACTTGCAgatcaaattttaaaaatgtaaaacaGTTGGTTCAGCTCGTGAATaacactgaattttttttttaaactccagaATACACAAACAGCTTTATAATTTTAATTATACAAAAGCCAACATccacaagtttaaaaaaaatgcaaatttTCCTAATTCTGCATACCCATGACTTGTACCAAAATAGATTTCCTTTGAGGTCCATTTTCCCATGAAAAAGATCTCAAATCTGACAGTACAGATCTACTTTTGCCTCTTTTGATTGCCCATTATAATACGCAAGTGCAAAATTCTTAAGCCCTCTATCAGAAAGCACAAGCTGCAGCATTCAGATGCAAATCAAATACTAATCAAGCAAAAAAAGTCTATTTTAGCAAGTTCAAAAGAGTAAGGAGAGGGATCATTCTTCTCATTTCATTCCCACCATTTGAATTTTTCACTCAATCATTTGTATTTCCAACAGTGCACAACATCAAAGCAGTGACATCTACTTGTGATGCCCAAATATTCAATACAGTTGAGAATGAAAAAGCAGCCACAAAGGTACACAAGAGCATATTAATAAGCTAGCAAGATGTAACTATTTCAGACAATAGTTTATATTTACCACTGGTCTTCTGCAGAGGCTGTGAAAATGGCTTAGCCTTTGAGCATTGATCTTGTCCAGGCACATTTTCAGCTTTGCTCAACTTTACTGGTACATCAGACTTCTTACTAGCTGTTGAGCCAATTCTCTGCAAGCTTTCTCGACAAGGTACAGTCTGTGTTCCTGGTCCTTGCCGATTCACTTTTCCAGGTGTGGAGAGTTTAGAAATATTTGGTGGTTTTATTAATTTGGTGCTTTGAGCATTGGTTACACATGTAGAATTCGATAGCTTGCTTTTTGGTACAGCAATTCTGCTGTTTTTTGGGGCTGGCAGTTTTGATGTTTTCAAGGGCAAGTTTAGAGACAATGCTGCAAAAGAAAATGCAAGAGTAGTATTTTAAACCTACAAATAACTACTTATATTTTGCAGAAAAGCAATTTACTGTAAATGCAATACAGAGAGAAAATACTGCAAACACTCAGATTTGGCAGCATCTGCACAAAGAGAAGCattaacatttcaggaacaggaGTCTTTTTAGAACTGAtggaaccagaggtccatgagccagtaatcagaggatcagaggtggagagggtcagtaactttaaatttctggggGTCACTATCTCAGAAAACCTGTCCTGACCAATCATACAATTGCAAGTaaagcacaacagcacttctACCTTCTCAGGAGTCTGGAAATTTTCAACATGTCGTCAAAAAAgctttgcaaacttctacagatgtgtggtgtaAAGTGCTGATTGGCTGCCCTATGGCCTGGTAagagaacaccaatgcctttgagtggaaaatactacaaaaggtagtggatttggtccagtacatcacaggtaaaatcctcccaaccattgagcacatctacatgaaatgctgccatAAAAAAGCAGCACCCAAAGATCCTCACCTCCCAGGCCATGATCTTTTGTCGCTGATGCCGTAAGGTAGAAAtgtctcaggacttgcaccaccaggttcaagaatagctactacccctcaaccatcaggctcttgaacaaaaggggacagtTACACtggtttaaggactcttttattgttatttcatgctagttatttattgctattttatatctgcatttgcacagtttatagttaacagttcctgatggtTGCAGTTATTGCtctatagatttgccaagtatgcCTGTGAAAAATCttagggttatatgtggtgaaaTGCgtgtactctaataataaattttactttgaacttttaaagtgCAAAGCATTCAACCACAATGCTGTTACAGAAAATGACAGTTTGATATGTAGCTTTTAGAACTATTAAGAAACAAGAAAATAATCCAACAGTTAAGTTTCAGTTTCCTTGTttacaaatattaaaatgcaAATAAATAGGTCCTCTTGTTGGGACAAGAGATGTTCACTCAACACCAATTCTCACAGGCAGTAGTTGTTAAGCAATTCATTACCAGGAGAGCACCAGGGAGTAGGTATTTGCAACAGGTTCTGGGACTtcatataaaaaaaatctgaGTGGTTAGGAAAAGCTTGAGAGCAAGTACTTAACATTGTTTTATTGGCCCAAAATTTTTTTAAACTGCAGAACAGTTAGCTGGAACAAAGACAATAGACAAGGCACAAAACAATGTCTTTGTTTTTACCATGTGGTGAGAAAAGTGAAGGCTGATATTTGAGTGATTCTTCTTGTGACCACCATTTCGAACTGGTTTTCTGAACTAATTCTTGCTAGACTAAAGTAATCAAAAGTGGACATAATGAAGACTCCACCAATGATCTTCTAAATAGAAATAATTTCCAACAGAAGTTATTTATGGAACACTTCAACAATGCAGAATTAACAGAAGTTATAAGAATAACCCAAAAACTGTAATAACCCAATCCCAGTGTATGACTTGAACTGGCTATAACTGACTAGAAATAGCCTAATTCACAAAAACAAAAAGGAATGACATCCATTTGGGAGAAGAGCAATGAGGTCATGCTACCTGTAGCCTTGGGTCAGTCAATGAAAGATTGACACAAGCCAGCTGGATCCATCATGACAAATGAAACTGAAGTATAACAGAGTAGAAATAAAGaggaaaaagaataaaaaaaattagaagtgagaGCTCGGAAACAAACTATTGTAAGGGAGGGCCCCAATCCAGGGACAAGGAGAATAAGGATCAATAGTCTGCCCAACAGAAGATTCCCCATTTCAGTGCTACAAGCTGGAGAAGTTCCTGGAGAAGGAACAAAAGAATTCAGCGACCCGTAACTGACCCAGGTCAATTATAATTCTGTGGTCATTCACCTAAcccaaagtaaattcattaccaAAGTACACCAACTGCaatcctgagatacattttcttgcgggcatacttaataaatccaaaaaacataatagaatcaatgaaaaaccgcaccCATGCGAACAGTCACTGTGCAAaggacaaactgtacaaatacaaacgcaaaaaataataaataagcaataaataccaagaataTTAAGTGtcaatgaaagtgagtccatagcttgcgAGAACAGTTTaccaatggggcaagtgaaattatcccttctgattcaagagcctaatggttgagaggtaataactgtccctgagcctcatgtacctccttcctgaaggcagtagcttggggggtggggggccttgatgatggatgccactttgttatgacagtgttccatgtagatgtgctcagtggtggagagggctttacctgtgttgTACTAGGGTGAATTCACTtcattttgtagaattttccataccataccaggccacaatgcaaccagtcaatatactctgtaCCATACATCTTTATAAGCTTGTCAAGTTTTAGATGACACACCTATACTTAACAAaccaagaaagtagaggcactgccatgctatctttgtaattgcacttgtgtactggattcaggacagatcctctgaaatgaggaCACCAAAGAATTTAGTTGCTGAACCTCTTAAACACTGATTTCCCCCAATGAGGGTtggctcatggacatctggtttcctcctcatgaagtcaataatcagctccttggtcttgctgacattgagtacgaGGTTGttcttgtggcaccactcagccagatttttccaatctccctccaatatgctgattcatcaccagttttgattcggcctacaacagtggtgtcatcaacaaactgaAATATGGTACGGGGGCTGTGCTTACcctcagtcataagtgtaaagcaagtagaacaTTGGACTAAGCATGCAGCCTTGTGgtacatctgtgctgatggagattgcggaggagatgttgttgctaatcctAACTGACTGTGGTCTAAAAGTGAAGAaaccaaggatccaattgcacaatgaGGTATTGAAGCCTgggtcttgaaacttattgattagttgtgAGGTGATGATGGTATTTGGTTTCgcgccacctcctccctctccaaatcCAAGTTATAGCAAGTGGTCCACTCAAAGATCATTGGCTGTCAGCTACTGACATTAAAAGACTTACTCGTTGGCCAGTGTGAAAAGAGCTGAAAAAATTATTGCCAACTCCACCCACCTTTGCAGTCACCTCttcaccaaattgccatcagggagatgCTAAAAGCCCATCACCACCAGGACCAAATGTCATCTCtgaagcatctttcctgtagctaatcagcttctcaacaaaactcactcaagTGTAATACCTCAATAgtccctgcacaacatccattaaatggtctttcctgatctctgttctgttgataattatttagtCTGTTCGTATTTGCTTGACTATTGACATTTGCGCATGTAACCGCTccgctaattgttgattgctcatggctgtttgcactgcTGTCCTGTAAACTGTCAGTTGTTGGTGTGTTGTTAGTTATGgcattgtcctgtgttttatgcttggcaccgaaCCATAATCAATTCTGgcatgtttcacatactggcaataaagtgattttgattctgaatgccaagctgtattcAATAATGGGCATCCTAATGAATGCATTTGCTTTTCAGatgctccagggttgagtgaagaaccaatgaaatgccATCTGCTGTTGACTTGCTGTGACGGTACGCAAATTggtgtggatccaagtcacttctcaggcaggaattgaagcgtttcatcaccaacctctcaaaagcaCTTCAATGGAAGTGTGTTACCATATGTGTACaattaaagcctgcttgaagcagttgggtacctcagactgctaaaGCAAGAGGTTACAGATATCACTGAACCCTCCAAGGTGAACAATCAGACAGGAGTATCAAAAGCAGCATTGTTCTACATGGCTTACACCCcatcttgtgcagctggatcctagactcaTCGGATTGCTGACAGATGgcaaggatgggctccctcaccctTGCCCCTCAACACAAGTGCCCCCAGGGTTGTGTTTCAAGTCCCCTTCTCTACCCCCTTTACACTGACAACTGTACttccacacacagctccaatctgctgatcaaattcacaGCTGACACAACTTTGTTCAGCCTCATTTCTAGCAgcaatgagacagcctacagaggagaggttgacaccctgacacagtggtgccaggataacaacctctccctcaatgtccaaaaaacaaaagggctgattgtggattacaggaggaatggagacaggctctgcCCGAtgaacatcaatgggtctgcagttgagagggtggatagtttcaagttcctcagtatacatgTCACCAATGATCTGACCCCAGACTGTACACATCcactttgtggcaaaaaaaaaaaaaaaaaaaagcacagcacctcttccacctcaggcaactgaagtttggcatgcccccccccccaaaaaatcctcaagaccttctacaggggaaCCATTAGAGcgtactgactggctgtatcactgcctggtatgggaactgcaccaaccttgatcgctgggcactgcagggAATGGCATGGACAGtgcagcacatctgtggatgtgaacttgcCTCCATTGAGGatatttatagcagcaggtgcagaaaggtctagaagatcatcggggacaccagtcaTCCCAACCATAAACTATCAGCTGCTTCCACCTGGCAAATGCTACCACAGCATTaagccaggacagcttctttctacaagctatTAGACTTTTAAaatcacatgtctgtacattgcaatggaGTTATAACGCAAAGAATTTTACTCCCTCATATTGTGGGATGGATGAAagattttaaataaattctaaattctagCAATAAGTGGAGTACCAGTGCATCTTAATGAAGGAAACCACAGGAACGATTTTCACAATTTGCCATTATTAATCTGTACCAAGTTACCAACATTCGTTTGGACATAAGGTGGCAAATAGATATTGAGGTATTGATTTCCAGGAGACAAaatacgaggagtgattgatatgttagtggcctaaggtaagaggagtcaattttagaaaacctagcacatttatttttcaacatagttccctcctacatttacacacttagtctggcggttgtggagcatacggaacttggacctccagaaagtgtccccagatgggtgattgataagtttgtggcctagggtagaaggagatgagttatacagctctcgttacatgcacatgcaggtcaactctttaagtgattatgcagaaagtttgaagttaataactcatctccttctaccttaggccatgaatttatcaatcacccctgatggattaacttcaaacttctgcaaaatcactcaaagagttgacctgcatgtgcatataacgacagctgtataactcatctcctaggctacgaacttatcacccctgctgtggacactttctggagatccaagattCATATGCTCCACGGCCACTGGaccaagtgtgtaaatgtaggagggaactatgtcgaaaaataaatgtgctaggttttgtaaaattgactccttctaccttaggccatgaacttatcaatcacccctcctagAAGCATGGCTATAATCTGCCTAAAGattcatcattattattatgCTGTGATTTGAGAGAATGGAACAAGAAAAATTCCTCCTTTTTCAATAGTTTTAGTCTCCATTAGTAAAATTCAAAAGTTTACTCAAACAATTAAATGTTATTAAAATCCTAAATCAAGTTTCAGTACACTAAATTCTTATTATCCATTAACCCATATACTTGTGAGATCAACCAACTACTTCAAAGTGTTTGGCCAAAATATAGCATATTGCACCATAATTGTATTTGTTGAATCTTTTTTGCCTTGAGATGGATTGCATTTGATGTCTTGTGCTGTGAGTGGTCAGGTGAGTGACTGGGATTTGGAATGTGGGTCAGGAATTTTTTTCCCCCattaattgagatacagtgcagaacaaacCTCTCCAGCCCCTCGAGCCATGCCACTGAGAAACCCTTGATTTAACCCAATCTGATCACcagaaatttacaatgaccagttagcctaccaacaggtaggtctttggactgtgggatgaaacctatgcggtcacagggagaacttacaaacttgtTGCAGGCAGTGCCAGGAATGGAACCCGGgtcactgacactgtaaagcattgtgctaatcaccaCACCACTGTGCTAGGAGTAGGTTTGCTGCGAGATTGCTTATGTTTGTTATGACAAGTGAAATTTACATTGAAATTGTTATATCCTTAAAGGGATTGACTGCTGAAGGTCAACATAACCTCAGTTCTGTTGCCAGGCACACTAGTGGTATCGGAGTTTCTTTTTATCTGTGGAAAGCTATGTCCCTAACCctagtcaaaaaaaaacaaacaaaccagCAATTCCTTTCCCTATGGCAGAGACCCTACAAGGGCTTTAGTTTTAAAATCAAGGCAGA contains:
- the LOC140186857 gene encoding G2 and S phase-expressed protein 1-like, which translates into the protein MDCPSENDFNLLSEENSDFDILLSPASGKSDEDDEVFLGPVGHTEKCIATGIDLDCKQEKSLQQTDTLNWSPLNTDKFIEVFREANLLAQHYENHAKEKSKAMGSEIIHNKAVEQFIEESKLNLTLLKGIASTCSPRKMTSIIQNTPLKSHLPAIWNKHEDNSQACLGIPIKSPKKAAVQATGCFVQPLQNSLDSSSLNNQEITTCTETTNFKEAPKDRPSIPEPTKPMMSEKICPPKPLESKASGSMRKSDVPSVGKPLNRISSSASSIHSSLRTSPSVGRSLSLNLPLKTSKLPAPKNSRIAVPKSKLSNSTCVTNAQSTKLIKPPNISKLSTPGKVNRQGPGTQTVPCRESLQRIGSTASKKSDVPVKLSKAENVPGQDQCSKAKPFSQPLQKTSVPSPGTRSKITELKKTSVFHEFESGIAAGTPNKALARGMLQTPNVPKRRVSMTPGTRPLSGLPTPQSRRLSSIPAFTPRTQPRLGSLSRQVTSKRNRSMSASGAVLERSKQKPSEKPEVLCSPNSSGDEMSAPLVPGILDFSPDKPQTTCKDKAKEHVFEIPGKENLLVEINTKIRPIEDRPLIDLSNTPDQKRIVPVKVLEPLIDFSSPLILLSPVDKENVDVNSPLLKF